One Aegilops tauschii subsp. strangulata cultivar AL8/78 chromosome 7, Aet v6.0, whole genome shotgun sequence genomic window carries:
- the LOC109760432 gene encoding uncharacterized protein — translation MGDQGNASSSTSCRGRRGPAGLGLALARLVRRRSKMLVCTTAPTAVSSRCRQYDPLSYARNFDRDGFGSALDDDVSGAGHLCHHYTFASRFVLGSSPDARRPQ, via the coding sequence ATGGGGGATCAGGGCAATGCCTCGTCGTCAACGTCGTGCCGCGGCCGGCGGGGACCGGCAGGGTTGGGGCTGGCGCTGGCCCGGCTGGTGCGGAGGCGGAGCAAGATGCTCGTATGCACGACGGCTCCCACGGCCGTGTCGTCCCGGTGCCGCCAGTACGACCCGCTCAGCTACGCGCGCAACTTCGACCGCGACGGCTTCGGCTCCGCGCTGGACGACGATGTCTCCGGCGCCGGCCACCTCTGCCACCACTACACCTTCGCCTCGCGCTTCGTGCTCGGCTCCTCCCCCGACGCCCGGCGGCCGCAGTAG